In Dermacentor variabilis isolate Ectoservices chromosome 7, ASM5094787v1, whole genome shotgun sequence, a genomic segment contains:
- the LOC142588968 gene encoding histone H3: MARTKQTARKSTGGKAPRKQLATKAARKSAPATGGVKKPHRYRPGTVALREIRRYQKSTELLIRKLPFQRLVREIAQDFKTDLRFQSSAVMALQEASEAYLVGLFEDTNLCAIHAKRVTIMPKDIQLARRIRGERA, encoded by the coding sequence atggccaggaccaagcaaaccgcccgtaagagcaccggtgggaaggctccacgtaagcagcttgctaccaaggctgctcgcaagagtgcacctgccacaggaggggttaagaaaccgcatcgctacaggcctggaaccgtggcccttcgtgaaattcgccgctaccagaagtcgaccgaacttctcatccgcaagctgccgttccagcgcttggtgagggaaatcgctcaggatttcaagaccgacctccgattccagagttcggctgtgatggcccttcaggaggccagcgaggcatacctggtcggtctcttcgaagacaccaacctgtgcgccatccacgccaagcgtgttaccatcatgccaaaggacatccagctggcccggcgcatccgtggcgagcgcgcctaa